Part of the Tribolium castaneum strain GA2 chromosome 4, icTriCast1.1, whole genome shotgun sequence genome is shown below.
TTACACTCCTTTCATCTTTGACCCACACACTTACGGATTAGTTCCTGATACATTGCcattaaatcaacaaaaattcgaatttaGCAACGAGTCTGAAACGCCTCAGCTGCACCACTCGTTCGAAGACGTCGAAGAATCAGACGAGGTTGATATTAATGGCAACCAGACTGTTTGTCAATGTCGATACTGTGATCCTTCCGGTCAGATTTGGGACGTCGACAGGAATTGCTATTCGCCGTTTCTAACAGCACCGATGCGAAAATTGGAAAGTTTTCTTCCGAGATTCAGCGATTTCGATGACGATTGTCTGGTGCACGCCATGTCTTCGGTTTCTCTCGATGAAGAAAAGGAGAAGAACGATGCGAAGACGCTCGTGCCTTGTTCGGGCGATTTGGAAGTCTCAACGGAAATTGTGACGTCCTTAAATGGACATCGTgacattgaaattaaatttttttcatcggCGAGTGCTGATAACGTGCGTGCTTTGGAGAGACAATCGTGCGAGAGTGTAAATAAAGAGTGTAAATTTGTATCTGaagaataacaaaaaaatcattattttgatCTCTACACTTCAACGATTtcatggtttattttttagctttcactcttttcgttgttttttccGCATGTATCATTATTAAACTTTGGTAGGGAACTTTCTACGTAAAGTTTACTGGTCCATACGGAAAACCAACCGACCATGCAACGCAATTTTTGACTGGTTGGGtggaatttttcatttatttatgtttcacattgtctagttttagtttttatacTTTCTGTTCTTaaggtttattttaaaaatacttatgTTAAGTATTTTACTTTAATCTTGCAACTTATATTAGTTTTTGCATTGGAATAGATGTATGCACCTTAATATTTTACGTTGTGTACATACATCGTCAATAAATGCCTTCATTGATAAAACTTGGCTTTTATTTTCTACAGGTCAGTTTTGGGACACCTTTCCAAAGTggtttattttggtttttcagcCAATTGTGCAAGATTTGTTTGTGGTTTTCAATTATAAAATGAAAGGTTACAAGTACGGAAAGTTCTAAACAgaaataactttattaattttgcataattaacATACCATCAAATACCTGGAAACGCGTACACTATCATTAAATGTTGCACATTTGCGTAGCAACTTGAAGATTTAAACTGACATTTACAGTACAAAGATAATTGCATAGAGAGTAATTGTTTCAACCCGAGAGCTGGAGACTAAAGTCATTTTCCAGTCAGTTTTTCTcttatcataattttttcgCGATGATAATGAAAGTGAGGTAAATGGTCTGTGTCGATATTAATTTCAATGCGCGTTTTATTTTCTCGGATAGGTCGATCAACTGCGTTCATGTATGGGTATACCCATCGAAAGTGACTTGCAAACCAATGAATGTCCTCGACTCAGACAATACATCTAATcctattttttcaaacttgcGAACGACATGTTACAATGTCGCTAATACGGCGTTGGAACTCAAGGTAATGCTTGAAAAGACAGTCTCgactcttaaaaaaaacaatccaaCTCACACCTTACAAAGGAGATACTGGTTCATACACTTGTCACGTAAATTTCGGTTTTAGATGTAACGTGCAAGTTGAAGGTTGTTCGTGACATTCAAAGGCGAAACAAGAACTCAATAAGAATAAATTCattcgaaaataattacttatgCTCACTCATCGTGAGCTTGTTTGACATAAAACAAAGGTTACTACCGAGAAAAATTGGCTCATTGCTGAATCACTGAAAAGACTCACGGACGGGCTAGCCCAGgtgaatttcaattttcaacaggAATTTGGTTGAACTCACAAAGGATGTTAACTtctcgaaataaaaaaatacaatttttttcattcccATTTCACTAAAATGAAGtgctgttattttttcaatcacACGTTTAATCAAGTTGAATGTAAATAAAGCTTCAAATGATTTTGGCCAAAGATAAATCATTTACTACGTGTTACAAGTATGTGCACAAATAAGTGGCCAAGTAACGCCAAATGAGTGTTTGTATTACGTAAATATACGTAAACTGCTCAGTTAGAATAAGGCTGCCAAAGAAAATGAACAAGTTTTTGTAATACAGATTATACAAGCTGAGCTGAATGCTCTCAGTAACTCACAGGAACTAAGTACACAACTGAGTTACAATTGAGTCTACAGAAGAAAAGCGACAGAAAATGTGTAGTTAGAGAATATTGAATGCAATTTATAACACGTTTGACAAGGAAAAAGAGAGTACAGAGTAGAGAAAACACCATTGCATTgctaaattcatttaaaaattatcgttTCCTATCATTGTAAATGAagcaaataataaagaaaatcaaCTTGAGTTCTATTCATAGTTAGTTTACTTGAATGCCACCCtgcattaaaaaaagtcaagGTTACAACCGCACGcaacaaatttcatttcgaaacgattttttgtaatcggatttattgatttttgaacAAGGTCGGGTAATTACACGTATTGATGTTGTGCGACTGTTTTTTCTTCTCGTTTAATTAAttggttaattaattttgaaaaaaataactgattCGGGTTAGTGTGTGCATTGTTTCATTGTTGCTATTGGGAATTGAAATGTTCCGTTTTCGCGGTTTGAACAATTGAGTGAAACCAAAGTCATGCGAATTTTTGTACGTCTTGGAGGACGTAATTTCTAATAAAGCTGATTCTCGATGCGGGTTTGATAATTATAACTAGGATAGTTATATTCTCTCCACGAATTTCCTGAAGGTTGAACTCACTAGTTTAAACTAATCGATTTGCTGAAAGGCGCTGTTGCGTGGATAGgttttttcgattttatgCGATTAATTGAACGCAACGAGAAGAAATATATAACTTTCGAATCTGTAGTAGTGTTTTGAGGTAATTATCAACTGAATCTATAATGAGTAGGAgtgaaaattttcatttagaattttatgaaaattgcaAAGAGATTCCACACCCTGCATTAGATTATTAGAACATTCACATTGTTTATGGTGTAGATTGTAGAATGTAGTCGACCTCGTGGATGCCTCGCTCTCGTTAAGGTATGAAAAACCTGTCGACGAATTCCTTTGATATGCATTAAAAATACGGAAAAGAGTTTCCTCGATGCGTGCAAAAATTTTTCCGAGTTTTTATCGGGGTTGAGTAGAAGGCTAAAGACTGATTTATCATGATTACATCCTCACTCACAAATATAATTACTGATTGATTTTATCTCTCTCGGTCTCACACTTGtgatataattataataaaaccaTTAAAGGTGCATTACCTCCCAGAATGTAGAAAGTTGACGCAATTTTCATAGCTTAAAACGCCATAAAACGAATACTCCCGACTTACAATTATGCCGATTTTATGTCTCACAGTATTGTATCACGGGTTTTTTCCCTCTTGATAGAAATCAATTTATGGTTGTCTTTTCTCAATGCGCTTCCGCGTTTCGTGTCTTTTACTCTATAATTCTTATTGTGCTAGTCATCAAGTGTCCGAAAACAAGGTCAAATGCTTGGCTGAATCCTTCACTTGAATAAATCGGTTTGTGGCGCTTTAACATAAGACACTTTCCTTTTTGTATCTAGGTATGTTCTAACCCAAATAAAGAGGTACCGTGCATATTGATGGTGTTTCTTCTTGTTAAAACGTGGAGAAAGTTTGGCATATTATATGTGCCCCGATTGTATTGTAATTAGACACTTTGTGGGTCTTGGATTCAATTAAAGGAAAATATATTCAACTAAACCGTtttcttatcttttttatataataattgATTCATAATTTTGAATAGAGAAAGGAACGGTAGATCAATAGAGTGGGAACTGTGCCAGCATCCATAAGTGGATCTTTTAACGGATTTAACAAGACGAATTTTTGGCAACCTCTTGAACCTCTCGCACCCACCACAAAACCTTTTCGTGAATTAATTGTCAAGGTTCTGATTGCTTTTTTTGGCAGCGCAGAGTGACAATTTCTGTGCTAATTGTGTAATCAGGCCTTGTTAGAACTCGTCTCGTGTGTGGCACTGATATGAATGGAAATGTGAAAAATGGAGGAAAACAAAACAGCTTTTTTGCTTGTTACTTTCCATGGAGCACCTAACGAGATTCTTTTGAAAATCACGTTGCACAGTCATTCTCCATTCTCATCTGCATATAATGCCTCTTTGGTCCAACCCATTTCTTGACATGTTCGACGTCGAAAAAAAGGCTTAAAAACACGAAATGAGCACCTATGTCGTATTGAATTTATGTAATACCAAGAACCACTCGCTGCATAATTTTAagttcttgttttatttataaattattgttgtgGTAGTAACAAGTGTAATTTTCAGACAAGCGTCGTAtacaaaattgcaaattgGAATCGAAGTTAAAGATTTCTCGGAATAATTTCATCCTTTTATGTGTACCTTATACATAAACATAAGGGAATCCAAGGTTGAAATAAATAGCCGCCGAGTGCGAACAGATGATACTATTTTATGCAatgaatattaataaaaattgatcgatgatattaattagtatttttctgGCGATTCCGGAAAGTTGCTGTTACGGTTGAAACGTTTGATTGTCGTAATTACGCTAATTGGTTTCCTGCGAGAGGAACCGTCTTTACGCAGGTGAAAGTTAAGCTTAATTCCCATGAGATCATCGAAGCGAAAAAGTGGTCGCATCACGTCCATATTTCATCCATTTTCGCTCAAAAATCGTCTATGTGAAAGTCACTGTATAAGGTGGGCTCGCATTTGGGtcagaaaaaatcaaaggagGACATACCAAAAATGGTCTTCTCGCGCCTCGTTACTTTATGTTTCGTCAAGCGTTGAATAAAGcctttgtttgaaaatttccaGACGTGCGCGTCTGTGAGAACGACGAAAAAACCCCGTAGTAAATATGAGAATCTCGACCTAATCTTTTTACCCAACGACCCATTTTCTAGCGTCATAGCGGTCGTTAACCATTAGACGACTTCCTCAAATATACGTTTCGAAAAAGGCGCGGATTTTCAGCCTGAAAAGCCGGCAATGCGTGACGAAACGATTTCCAACTGGAACGAAGAAAATTTCGAATCCTGTCATAACCTTCAcaagtttacttttattatccgataatTACAGTCGTTTTAGTGAGAAAGTCGCAGTTTTTCGTTTCATAATGATAGTCGTTGAGCGTCTTCTCAGTTTCACTTTCTACAAGACAAAGGATTACACATCTGTACTTGCAGATGCTCAGGAGGGAAATGAAACGAATTGTGATTTTAATGTACAATTAAACAGACATTCCATACATCCCGCAAGTTTCGCTCAATTCAACCTTTTCTTTTCTTACGTAACGTAACATTGATCTAAAAGCCGTTTGCGTAATACAGAAGCCAATGCTCGCTGGAATAGTGGAACAAAATCGTcatgcttaattttttaatattcaaaagCTCATTTAGATTCAATGAAccgtttatttattaaattaggcGTTGAAAAATCGTTGCGGTTCTAGGGTTAACCCAAAAAATCCGGCACGTGACGAAGGTTAACTAGATGTGCGatgaatcaatttttattgtgtttttcgGAATATTAATTTTCGCATAAAATTTCAGTAACTACACCTACACCACCTCCTCGGCCTTGGATCCCTTTGGCACGGCCATCATCAAACCGACCGACATGTAAGTCGCAGAAAACATCTCATTGAGACTCGAGCCCTTCTTTTAGGTATTTTCACTGTGATGTGTTATAATGTTTTATGTGATAAATACGCAACACGACAAATGTACAGTTACTGTCCAAGTTGGGCATTAAATTGGGACTATAGGAAAAAGGGTATCCTCGAAGAAATCCGGCATTACAGCGCCGACATCATCAATCTACAGGAGGTGGAAATGGAGcagttttacaattattttttacccgAACTTAAACAAGACGGCTACGCGGGTATCTATTCGCCGAAATCGCGAGCGAAGCACATGGCGGAAAGTGAGAGAAAATACGTCGACGGTTGCGCAATTTTCTACCGAACATCAAAGTatgatttggcaaaaaaatgcagattTTTCAGACGACCTTTTGCAGATTTACCCTAATCAAAGAACATTTAGTCGAGTTTAATCAATTGGCGATGGCGAACGCGGACGGCTTGGACCACATGCTCAACAGAGTGATGCCGAAGGACAACATCGGCTTGGCAGCGCTTTTGCAAACGACGGAAGCGGCGTGGGAAAACAGTTGGTATTTTTCGCGATGTGGTCTCGTTTGTTAATCGGCGCTTGTTGCAGCTCCCGCCGACGCGCCTTTCATCCAGCAGCCGATCCTCGTATGCACGGCACATATCCACTGGGATCCCGAGTTTTGCGACGTGAAACTGATCCAAACGATGATGTTGAGCAACGAGCTCAAGAGCATACTCGACAAGTCCGCTCAAGCGCTGAGAGCGTCGGAGAACGTGAACGCAGACCCGAACAGCATCCAGCTGGTTCTTTGTGGCGATTTCAACTCGCTGCCCGACTCGGGCGTGATTGAGTTCTTGAGCACGGGGAGGGTGTCGCAAGACCACAAGGATTTCAAAGACTTTAGTTATAAACAATGCCTGGAGAAGGTCTTGAGCTGTGATAAACCTAATGAATTTACACATTCCTTCAAGCTCGCTTCTGCCTACAATGATGAGATAATGCCGTTCACAAATTACACGTAAGTTGGCGAATGCAGCGAGTGGTTCACGGAATATTTTGCTCGTTTCAGATTCGATTTTAAGGGCATTAtcgattatattttttacgcGAAACAAACAATGACACCATTGGGTTTGCTGGGACCTATCTCGTCCGAGTGGTTGACGCAAAATAAAGTCATCGGTTGCCCACATCCGCACGTATTCTCCGACCATTTTCCGTTGCTCGTTGAACTTGAAATGGTGCCAACTGTGTCTGCACCAATTAATGGCATTATCGGTCACAGGTAAGTCGGCAAGTTGCGTTTTTACAAATCCAAACACTGTCGCCAGACTTAAGGACACGTCAAAGGATGCAAGGATCTTTTTTAACCGTCGACGGAATTTTATAGTGCCAGTAAGCTGTGATGTGAAATATTAGTCTTTATCgtctttataataaaaactatacaAAGTTTACATAACAAACTATTATTAAACACAACGGAAACTAATTAACCGACATGTTCTGCCTTGTTAAGGCTCGAAATTGACTTGCGCTGGCTCTAATCGCCTCGGAATGGTTTTAGTCAATTCAAAGTCACGCCACGGTAAAACCAGAGTGTGATTAAATGATTATTATTGATTatcaatgtgtttttttttcgaatgatGAATAAATCTTTCGAACTGTTGGTATGTTTTTTCGATTATAGGTAGCAACCGGCGGAGTGTAGTAATTAGCCATTGTCGCCTTTGCATTTGTTGTACCTGTTACATCATGCAGACAGTACATCATCTTCATATTATCTTTCGGAAATGGTACCTGACGGCATCGTCCTACACCACCAAACACCATCTAATTTTAAATCAGTGTTCTCTTTAGTATCAACGCACACTATAAGTTTTTGTCTTGCATATGACTGTGCATTATATGCTGGAATCATCGCGCTATAATAATAAGTGTATATTGAATTTACTGTGATTTTTACatctatttttttgtgttagatgcATGTTTTGCACAATCATACTCGGTCCCGACTCACAAGTTTTTTATCAAGGGAAATTAATTTCTTGCTTTATGAACGGCATGTGGTAGTGGAAATTACTTCAGAGGTGTAAACAAATATTCTATTGTGTTGTGACCATAATTAATCGCGATTTGTAATTTATGTCGAGTACTTCTGAAGtacgtttattttaaaatttatgtccCATTGGTTTTAACggtttcaatatttattagcGCGAATAGGAAGGATTCGGGTTTGcaattatgttttaaattgaggcatgtattttatattttattgcagTGATATTTTGTGATTAAAATCTTTCCTATCGTCgcgtaataaatatttttatttcgaagAGGCAGTAGATATATAATCATCGTCATCCACTGTAAATAAGTTGTAATCTCGTCTTTACTTGAGCTCGGTTGTGCATATTGTTAGGTTGTTTAAGTAGACCTTCAATTTTACTTGTAATTTATGatactttttatttgtatttgatTTTGTACAAAGTTGTAAATTTCTCTATCTCGTTTAACCTGAAATTCATACACGCTAACGGAAAATAATATAGTCATTTTGTACTTGCGTCATGAAAAGTATATccagttaaaataatttaacttccAAACGCTTACTTTTCTAGAAAACttcaaaaagaaataataaaaatttttatacacaAAGCATATTTTCGACAGTAAAAACGTATAAGCAATAGCTTGTAAAAAGTCTTTGGGATAAAAATTCATACTGATTCAATGCCTGATTACGTTTTTgacaatttaaaactcaaattaGCAATAGTTTAACGTGCAATGAAATCTGTAATCAATCTCGAAACAACCTACAGGTTTCGTTgtccaaatttttattgtagttaCTTTATTTTACGCTTAATTGTTGTAGTAATTGTTTAGCAATGTTCTTTGGTGAAAAAGGCCTAAACATTTTCGCTTTTCGGTGTTCCATCAACTCTTGAAAATCAAATTCATTTGTATAACAACGATGATAACAAAATTCTGATTTACCACCTAGTTTGCGTTAGGTACTTAATGTCTAAATTTCATGTCATGATTTACCCAGATCTCAAATTttataactaatttttaatacatttgGTAGTGCTTATGGTAATGGACAATGgtttttaacataattaagtttaattattattaggtgttctttaacaaatatttatgtaaaatagtaagaaaataaatacacttGGACCATTGTTGGTTTTTCATTTcccccaaaaaaaaaaatgagattgAATTCTGGTGCGTTGTCGATTCAGTGACAACGGTAAATTCCCTAAATCGACGTCAGCAATTAACAAATGTGCGGTTATGTGTCACTGTTCGGCATTTAATAAATACATGTAGTTATTTATTGTAGAAGAAATAGTTATGTTGACAACAAATGAGTGCTTAAACTTAGACGATTATGTGTTTAAAAGCTCCCCCGAGTCGTGCAGTGGCAACTCCTGTTTCACAGGTATTACGCCCCTTTAAAACCTTTCACATTGTCTGAAAATCATGCTCTTGCCAGACTGCACCGATCTTCCGTCAGATGAAGATTTTCTCCAGCAACTATCAGCAGACTTAGACATCCCACTGTTGCTAAATCCCGGCGAAGATGAATTGAGTTTACTAAATTCTTTCTTTGACAAGACTCCTGAGGAGATCATGTCAGAAATCGCCCTTCCTTCGTCACCCGAAATCAGCGACGAAGCCAAATGGGACCCCGGGTCCCTTTGCTCAGAAGTTAAGATCGAACCTGACAGTTTCAGTTCCTCAAgttcaaataaatcaaattcgCCGGTTCAGTCACCCGATGTgagatttttcgaaattaaagacgaGCTAAAAAACGAGCCGTTTTCGCCCCCTGGCGAGTTCGACTCAAACATCGTCATTCAAACAGTACAAAACCCTCTGAAATTATCACCCAATAGCAAAGTAGTCCCGATCCAGCCCAAATTACCCGTAAGAAGCAAAGTAGTGGTTTTGAAAAACACCGATCTCAAAAGAAGTGCCCCCACTGTGAGCCCGCCGCCGCCAAAAGTCGTGGTTTTGGAAAACATCGCCACTGTCCCCATAACCACCGCGCAATTAACGCCAACAACTTTAAGCAACtctattataaataattgcacagttCCGCCTGTTATACTGAAAGGAAGTAAAAATTTAGCGGTGGCAAACATTGACCCGAAAATAATAAAGCGCCACCAacgcaaaatcaaaaatcgcGAGTCGGCGTGCTTATcgcgaaaaaagaaaaaagactACTTGACATCATTGGAAAACCAAGTTAAAGACTTGACCACGGAAAACCAACAACTCAAATTGGTAAATTTGCCATAACGTGTTTTTCTCGTAGCtcactgtttttatttaaaggaaAATCAACAATTGAAAGAGCGCTTGAAAAAATACGAAAGCAATCCGTCACAATCAAGTAACATAAAAACAGGCATTGTCTTGTGCATGTTCCTGTTTTCTGTGGCCTTTAATTTGGATTACGTCAGGTTTTTTGCACGTTCTGGTGCGATTTTGCCTAATTTATCGTTCCAGAAATCcgttttttgccaaaaaccaGGCCAATCGGATTAAGGACAATTCACCCAAGGTTTTAGACCATCATGGGAGAAACCTACTGTGGGCTCCTGACGTAGAAGAGAAGAACAACTCAACCTTTTCACCCTTCTCCATGTGTCCTGCCTCAGTCAACCAGACCGAGAGTGCGAGACTAGCCTTAGAGTTAGAAAGGtaaaaaatgagtttattcaattttttttgtaaaaactttatttaatttatttatttaacgttcacattttcataaaaaaataaaaactactgAATTTGTTGCCAGCAAAATAAATAGTTcgagttatcgaaaaaaaagttgtaaagaaatcattttgtttagaattttttttttcatttgattattattgattattattttccttGAAATCTcacaatttaaaactaaaacttgTTAGGTGGATTGGAAAGCCGAAAGAAAGCGTTCCTTTAAACACGACGCGCTTGAGTGTCGCTAATAAGTCGCGCAGTTTGCGCCGAAAGAAGGCCAAAAAATACGAGACCTCGTTCATTTCGTCCATGTACGACACCCAAAGCGTCGCCAAAAAGCTCTCAGTCGAGCCAAATAACGAGCTCCAGGTGTTTTCGCCGACTCCTGAGCAGCTTTATAGTGAATTTTTCGAAGCAATAAATCGGCAAGACGACACTTTTTATGTCGTCTCATTCAGCGAACATCACATGCTATTGCCGGCTCTTCACCACAATAAGACCAGAAGGCCGAAGATGTCGCTTATAATGCCCGCAGTGTTGCCCAGTGGTAACACGACTCAACCCAGTTTGGTTCCTTTAATGCAAATCGATTGCGAGGTTTTGGATACGAGATTAATACAAATTAGGTACGGGTCTATCCCGCAACATTTACGAAAACACGGAAATGCGACATATCAGGGTAATGACAGTGTGACCAAACCCAGTGAAACTGCGGCGAATTACACGGCAAGGAAAGCCTACAGGCCgtattttatcaaacataagGCCGTAAGGGCCAGTGGGCAAGATTTTTATAATTGAGTTTCagcaaaccaaaaattttaattagggtTTTTCAGTGAAATTGTGATATGATTTGTATTGTGgtctcaaataaaatttttcaggaAGTGTGTAGATAGTTTGAGCTCTACTTATCAATGCAAATAATGTAAGGTGATGGGATTTAACGCGTTTTGTGTACATATTGCTTTTATTTAGATGTGATTATGTTTGTGTGGAATAACCATAACAGAGTACctaagtttttgtaaattttttattgtgtatattgcacttttttttactagAATGTGTAAATCGTTGATAAATTGAGTTTCCTCTTGTAGCACTTATTTTACCATATGCCACTGAATGTACAAATGTTTGACTTTCATAAACGAAGTAACACAAATAATGCATTTTATTGACCGGTTCACCGCGCAcgaatttgaatttcaaattGATGTAAATAAAACGAACAAGTAAAcaacatttgtttatttcaaatcgGGCGTACTGCCACCTAAATAACACTTCAAATCTTGCAAATTCGACTTAACTAACTTAACTTTAATCGAATCCAAATTCAGTCGTTTGTGCGCTTCGTACCGGTGGCAGCCCccaaaactgtaaaaataattccCACCTTCACGCCCAGTGATCCATAAGACGTCGATTGGCGGGACTTCGCCCCTTTTGCTGGGGTTTGCCAACGTCTCCATCAGCGAACTCACTTTGTCTTCTTCGAGCTGCGACTGAAACGGCCTGATTATCACAGACATGGGCATTTCGTGCACTTCGCTAATTGCACCAGCGTGGATACTCGACATTCTGAAAAAGTGGGCACAATGGCGCAATTAATGCATTAACACTCATTTATACTTTCGGCCGGTGATTAGATTATCATAATGTGTTTACTTCCATGATAATCAACCTCTATTTAAGTGCAATAGTCGgtgttattgttttattgagATATTCGAAATTACCACAATTAATCGTCGTTTTTATTGGTGcaaagtgtaaaaaataattttttccattttttgaaaaacaggGGAGCCACTTTTAAAATTCACGCGTGCACCAACCCCACGCCTGAAAATGCAAAGTCCCCAACTTGATGACCTAACCCTATTTTTTATGCCTTTTTCGAACGTTTTTTGTGACAATATTTACGTAATAATGCGAGTCTGTCGGTTATGTTTGCACCAAGAACCGGAAAATTTGATTTCAGTGTTAGGCAATAAAGATgtaatggaaaaaattaagcTCTATGTTTCAATTGaggtaattaaataaaaatataaaagacaATTAGTCAAAGTGGTGTTTTATTAGATCACAGATAACGATGACTTGCCCACAACGGCGTGCAATTCTTgcgttgaaaaaataaacgattGGTCTGTTTTTATTGATAATTGTACCAAAACGAATGAGGTACtgttgaatttaatacaaaaggGGCAATTCTTGAATGAAAGTCGCAGTCAGCATGACTTTAAATACCTCCTACAGGATGAAAAACGGGAATTATTTGAAGTAGGGTGAAATTTCAGTGTGAACTGGTCACAGCTATGCTTTCAGGACGAGCTTAATTTCGTCCCTGAAAACGTGTACATTTGCGAGATATGTTCAGAGCAGTTCACCAACTGTTTGGAACACCTGGACCACCAGCACGCCCACGACGGGCACCCTGTATTTAAATGTGATAAATGTTCCGAAGTGTATTCCACAAGAGACGCCTTGGTCCAACACGACAGAAACCACAAACGCGCGTGCCCCAAGTGCGGCAAAATGATCCTCAAAAGCAGCATGAAGCAAGCACACCGACCGCCACATGTAATTCCCCCAATTCCCCCCACCCAAAATAACCGTGTGATTCCCAGGTGTTCGCAATGCCACAGTTGCTTCAATTCGCGAGCAGCCCTCCAACAGCACGTCATCACGATACACACGGACCGAAAAGACCACATTTGCGAGACCTGCGGCAAACGTTTCTCCTCCAAAACCGCAATGACTGTTCACGCAAAATCACACAGTGATGAACGGTTGTACAATTGCAAATTGTGCGATtacaagggccggacggcctcaGCCGTGTACGTCCACATGTCCACACACGCCCGCGAGGTGTGCGTGTGCGAGGTCTGCTCGaaaatattcaaaagcaaCCGGAACTTGAACGACCATCTCAGGCGCGTTCACAGCAAAGAAAAGAAGCACAAGTGCACATATTGCGACAAGAAGTTCGTTGATAGGTACATGCTGACGGTGCATGTGAGGTGTCACACGGGCGTGCGCCCCTATGCCTGCCACTTGTGCGAGAAAGCGTTCATTCGGTCGGACGGGCTGAAGGAACATTTGGCAACGCATGGGGAGCGAGTCTGGTTTAAGTGCGATAAGTGCGGGCGGAAATTCGCATCGAGAAAAGGTGTCACAAGACACCACTGTAcctaattagtaataaaacgGCGTTTttcgtgtaatttttttttacgcTGGGTTACATAACCTCATTTTTTCATccggaaaaatg
Proteins encoded:
- the twin gene encoding CCR4-NOT transcription complex subunit 6-like isoform X3; translated protein: MCFPIAGYIMPRNSKDSKYENNGSNRRTHTYMSAEDQAAGKKSFWTELEITGTIRNLSSNLFQMTHLTALYLKNNSLQRLPPDICQLVNLRNLDLSSNKLRSLPAELGELIQLRELQLSHNQLRILPYELGKLFNLMVLGLIGNPLSKDIMNIYAEPNGTQKLLTFMLDNLQVTTPTPPPRPWIPLARPSSNRPTCIFTVMCYNVLCDKYATRQMYSYCPSWALNWDYRKKGILEEIRHYSADIINLQEVEMEQFYNYFLPELKQDGYAGIYSPKSRAKHMAESERKYVDGCAIFYRTSKFTLIKEHLVEFNQLAMANADGLDHMLNRVMPKDNIGLAALLQTTEAAWENTPADAPFIQQPILVCTAHIHWDPEFCDVKLIQTMMLSNELKSILDKSAQALRASENVNADPNSIQLVLCGDFNSLPDSGVIEFLSTGRVSQDHKDFKDFSYKQCLEKVLSCDKPNEFTHSFKLASAYNDEIMPFTNYTFDFKGIIDYIFYAKQTMTPLGLLGPISSEWLTQNKVIGCPHPHVFSDHFPLLVELEMVPTVSAPINGIIGHR
- the twin gene encoding CCR4-NOT transcription complex subunit 6-like isoform X2 — translated: MCFPIAGYIMPRNSKDSKYENNGSNRRTHTYMSAEDQAAGKKSFWTELEITGTIRNLSSNLFQMTHLTALYLKNNSLQRLPPDICQLVNLRNLDLSSNKLRSLPAELGELIQLSHVVGLLKTTYFVLKFQNLVSKALHPSLFLPNPANPFEHSGVELQLSHNQLRILPYELGKLFNLMVLGLIGNPLSKDIMNIYAEPNGTQKLLTFMLDNLQVTTPTPPPRPWIPLARPSSNRPTCIFTVMCYNVLCDKYATRQMYSYCPSWALNWDYRKKGILEEIRHYSADIINLQEVEMEQFYNYFLPELKQDGYAGIYSPKSRAKHMAESERKYVDGCAIFYRTSKFTLIKEHLVEFNQLAMANADGLDHMLNRVMPKDNIGLAALLQTTEAAWENTPADAPFIQQPILVCTAHIHWDPEFCDVKLIQTMMLSNELKSILDKSAQALRASENVNADPNSIQLVLCGDFNSLPDSGVIEFLSTGRVSQDHKDFKDFSYKQCLEKVLSCDKPNEFTHSFKLASAYNDEIMPFTNYTFDFKGIIDYIFYAKQTMTPLGLLGPISSEWLTQNKVIGCPHPHVFSDHFPLLVELEMVPTVSAPINGIIGHR
- the twin gene encoding CCR4-NOT transcription complex subunit 6-like isoform X1; amino-acid sequence: MCFPIAGYIMPRNSKDSKYENNGSNRRTHTYMSAEDQAAGKKSFWTELEITGTIRNLSSNLFQMTHLTALYLKNNSLQRLPPDICQLVNLRNLDLSSNKLRSLPAELGELIQLSHVVGLLKTTYFVLKFQNLVSKALHPSLFLPNPANPFEHSGVELQLSHNQLRILPYELGKLFNLMVLGLIGNPLSKDIMNIYAEPNGTQKLLTFMLDNLQVTTPTPPPRPWIPLARPSSNRPTCIFTVMCYNVLCDKYATRQMYSYCPSWALNWDYRKKGILEEIRHYSADIINLQEVEMEQFYNYFLPELKQDGYAGIYSPKSRAKHMAESERKYVDGCAIFYRTSKFTLIKEHLVEFNQLAMANADGLDHMLNRVMPKDNIGLAALLQTTEAAWENTPADAPFIQQPILVCTAHIHWDPEFCDVKLIQTMMLSNELKSILDKSAQALRASENVNADPNSIQLVLCGDFNSLPDSGVIEFLSTGRVSQDHKDFKDFSYKQCLEKVLSCDKPNEFTHSFKLASAYNDEIMPFTNYTFDFKGIIDYIFYAKQTMTPLGLLGPISSEWLTQNKVIGCPHPHVFSDHFPLLVELEMVPTVSAPINGIIGHRLKDTSKDARIFFNRRRNFIVPVSCDVKY